The following proteins are encoded in a genomic region of Brachypodium distachyon strain Bd21 chromosome 1, Brachypodium_distachyon_v3.0, whole genome shotgun sequence:
- the LOC100838362 gene encoding flowering-promoting factor 1-like protein 5 has protein sequence MANGGVWVFRNDGVMELEQEPAAGGGNRRKALVYVPANETMRSLEALERRLGTLGWERYYEDRAVVQLHKRDGGVDLISLPRDFAALRSTHMYDVVVKNRNHFKVVDV, from the coding sequence ATGGCGAATGGGGGAGTGTGGGTGTTCAGGAACGACGGGGTGATGGAGCTGGAGcaggagccggcggcgggaggagggaaCCGGAGGAAGGCGCTGGTGTACGTGCCGGCGAACGAGACGATGAGGTCGCTGGAGGCGCTGGAGAGGCGGCTGGGGACGCTGGGGTGGGAGCGCTACTACGAGGACCGCGCCGTCGTGCAGCTCCACAAGAGGGACGGCGGCGTCGACCTCATCTCGCTGCCCCGGGACTTCGCCGCGCTCCGATCCACACACATGTACGACGTCGTCGTCAAGAACCGCAACCACTTCAAGGTCGTCGACGTCTGA